A portion of the Longimicrobium sp. genome contains these proteins:
- a CDS encoding EAL domain-containing protein — MRIVGYAGDAGLQEALAAAGARLGAEVVTVNAGEWPAADNADQLVPVLRTHPDAVVFEMRAQLLSSVRDETRARGIPLVAACRGEEDVRRAVRCGVEEWLLLPATPDELHARLWSLGFRPRSLGDQPPGELADHLRYEELLYDRYTGFPTLPVMLERGRELLERRGRMTVLYIEFVRYSKLEEIYGWEKLDEVLQTTAAAVRDFYDARRGEEENMLMVSHTGDDDFIFFTDLPEAVGEAERRINEIARELEEHVRGRLEAAHGEDVAGLFEIYVGSATLFRNPKIRPERIIYRGIREAAAAARGVESRERSRKVADLKETIREGAVYIVYHPIVVTETKQVYGYEALARGTHRGLRSPEVLFGVAEEANLIWELSRLCRRKAVEGIDTALAPGQFLFLNIDPHDFRDPTFRYLDDEDLNVPHPDRIVLEITERTAITDYPTFQGYLQEFRERGFRFAVDDAGSGYAGLGSIANLAPDFIKLDISLISGIDTNFMKQNLVETMVQFANDHGIKVIAEGVEREEEYQTVKQIGVHLTQGFLFHDGQSRTPPAKA; from the coding sequence GTGAGAATTGTCGGATACGCCGGCGACGCCGGGCTGCAGGAGGCGCTGGCCGCGGCGGGGGCCCGGCTGGGGGCGGAGGTGGTGACGGTGAACGCGGGCGAGTGGCCGGCCGCCGACAACGCCGACCAGCTCGTTCCCGTGCTGCGCACCCACCCCGACGCGGTGGTGTTCGAGATGCGCGCGCAGCTGCTGTCCAGCGTGCGCGACGAGACCCGCGCCCGCGGCATCCCCCTCGTCGCCGCCTGCCGCGGCGAGGAGGACGTGCGCCGCGCCGTGCGCTGCGGCGTGGAGGAGTGGCTCCTCCTTCCCGCCACGCCCGACGAGCTGCACGCCCGGCTGTGGTCGCTCGGCTTCCGCCCGCGCTCGCTGGGCGACCAGCCGCCCGGCGAGCTGGCCGACCACCTCCGCTACGAGGAGCTGCTCTACGACCGCTACACCGGCTTTCCCACGCTGCCGGTGATGCTGGAGCGCGGCCGCGAGCTGCTGGAGCGGCGCGGGCGGATGACCGTGCTGTACATCGAGTTCGTGCGCTACAGCAAGCTCGAGGAGATCTACGGCTGGGAGAAGCTGGACGAGGTGCTGCAGACCACCGCCGCGGCCGTGCGCGACTTCTACGACGCGCGCCGCGGCGAGGAGGAGAACATGCTCATGGTCTCGCACACCGGCGACGACGACTTCATCTTCTTCACCGATCTCCCCGAAGCGGTGGGCGAGGCGGAGCGGCGCATCAACGAGATCGCCCGCGAGCTGGAGGAGCACGTGCGCGGGCGGCTCGAGGCGGCGCACGGCGAGGACGTGGCCGGGCTGTTCGAGATCTACGTCGGTTCCGCCACCCTCTTCCGCAACCCCAAGATCCGCCCCGAGCGCATCATCTACCGCGGCATCCGCGAGGCGGCGGCCGCCGCGCGCGGGGTGGAGAGCCGCGAGCGCAGCCGGAAGGTGGCCGACCTCAAGGAAACCATCCGCGAGGGCGCGGTCTACATCGTCTATCACCCCATCGTGGTGACGGAGACCAAGCAGGTCTATGGCTACGAGGCGCTCGCGCGGGGAACGCACCGGGGGCTGCGCTCGCCCGAGGTGCTGTTCGGCGTGGCCGAGGAGGCCAACCTCATCTGGGAGCTTTCGCGCCTGTGCCGGCGCAAGGCCGTGGAGGGGATCGACACCGCGCTGGCGCCGGGGCAGTTCCTCTTCCTGAACATCGACCCGCACGACTTCCGCGACCCCACCTTCCGCTACCTGGACGACGAGGACCTGAACGTTCCCCATCCCGACCGCATCGTGCTGGAGATCACCGAGCGGACGGCGATCACGGACTATCCGACGTTCCAGGGCTACCTGCAGGAGTTCCGCGAGCGCGGCTTCCGCTTCGCGGTGGACGACGCGGGGAGCGGCTACGCGGGGCTGGGGAGCATCGCCAACCTGGCGCCCGACTTCATCAAGCTCGACATCTCGCTGATCAGCGGGATCGACACGAACTTCATGAAGCAGAACCTGGTGGAGACGATGGTGCAGTTCGCCAACGACCACGGGATCAAGGTCATCGCCGAGGGGGTGGAGCGCGAGGAGGAGTACCAGACGGTCAAGCAGATCGGCGTGCACCTGACCCAGGGCTTCCTCTTCCACGATGGCCAGTCGCGCACCCCGCCGGCGAAGGCCTGA
- a CDS encoding response regulator, with amino-acid sequence MAADESKGTILVVDDNPDNVEILRAFLESRGYAVTLASDGRAALARMEQVRPDLVLLDVMMPGMDGWQVCRTIKNHPELGATTRVVMVTAKGAYEDKFEGLRSGADDYVVKPVDFKDLLEKVERNLAARGSAA; translated from the coding sequence TTGGCCGCCGACGAATCGAAGGGCACCATCCTGGTCGTGGACGACAATCCCGACAACGTGGAGATCCTGCGCGCGTTCCTGGAGTCCCGCGGCTACGCGGTCACCCTGGCCTCCGACGGCCGTGCCGCGCTGGCCCGCATGGAGCAGGTGCGGCCCGACCTGGTGCTGCTGGACGTGATGATGCCCGGGATGGACGGCTGGCAGGTGTGCCGCACCATCAAGAACCACCCCGAGCTGGGCGCCACCACCCGCGTGGTGATGGTGACCGCCAAGGGCGCCTACGAGGACAAGTTCGAGGGGCTGCGCTCCGGGGCCGACGACTACGTGGTGAAGCCGGTGGACTTCAAGGACCTGCTGGAGAAGGTCGAGCGCAACCTGGCGGCGCGGGGCAGCGCGGCGTGA